In Phyllostomus discolor isolate MPI-MPIP mPhyDis1 chromosome 2, mPhyDis1.pri.v3, whole genome shotgun sequence, the following are encoded in one genomic region:
- the LOC114490795 gene encoding actin-like protein 6A, whose product MSGGVYGGDEVGALVFDIGSYTVRAGYAGEDCPKVDFPTAIGMVLERDDGSTLMEIDGDKGKQGGPTYYIDTNALRVPRENMEAISPLKNGMVEDWDSFQAILDHTYKMHVKSEPSLHPVLMSEAPWNTRAKREKLTELMFEHYNIPAFFLCKTAVLTAFANGRSTGLILDSGATHTTAIPVHDGYVLQQGIVKSPLAGDFITMQCRELFQEMNIELIPPYMIASKEPVREGSPANWKKKEKLPPVTRSWHNYMCNCVIQDFQASVLQVSDSTYDEQVAAQMPTVHYEFPNGYNCDFGAERLKIPEGLFDPSNVKGLSGNTMLGVSHVVTTSVGMCDIDIRPGLYGSVIVAGGNTLIQSFTDRLNRELSQKTPPSMRLKLIANNTTVERRFSSWIGGSILASLGTFQQMWISKQEYEEGGKQCVERKCP is encoded by the exons ATGAGCGGCGGTGTGTACGGAGGAG ATGAAGTTGGAGCCCTTGTTTTTGACATTGGATCCTATACTGTGAGAGCTGGTTATGCTGGTGAGGACTGTCCCAAG GTGGATTTCCCCACCGCTATTGGCATGGTGTTAGAGAGAGATGATGGAAGCACGTTGATGGAAATAGATGGTGATAAAGGCAAACAAGGTGGTCCCACCTATTACATAGATACTAATGCCCTGCGTGTTCCCAGGGAGAATATGGAGGCCATTTCACCACTGAAAAACGGGATGG TTGAGGACTGGGATAGTTTCCAGGCTATTTTGGATCACACCTACAAGATGCACGTCAAATCAGAGCCCAGCCTGCATCCTGTCCTCATGTCAGAAGCACCG TGGAACACCAGAGCCAAGAGAGAGAAACTGACAGAGTTGATGTTTGAACACTACAACATCCCCGCATTCTTCCTTTGCAAAACTGCAGTTTTGACTGC ATTTGCTAATGGGCGCTCTACTGGGCTTATTTTGGACAGTGGAGCCACTCATACCACTGCAATTCCAGTCCACGATGGCTACGTCCTTCAGCAAG GTATCGTGAAATCCCCCCTTGCTGGAGATTTTATTACTATGCAATGCAGAGAACTCTTCCAGGAAATGAATATAGAACTCATTCCTCCATATATGATTGCATCAAAA GAACCTGTGCGTGAAGGATCTCcagcaaactggaaaaaaaaagagaagttgcCACCGGTTACAAGATCTTGGCATAATTATATGTGTAAC TGTGTTATCCAGGATTTTCAAGCTTCAGTATTGCAAGTATCGGATTCAACTTATGATGAAca AGTAGCCGCACAGATGCCAACTGTTCATTATGAATTCCCCAATGGCTACAACTGTGATTTTGGAGCAGAACGGTTAAAGATCCCGGAAGGATTATTTGACCCTTCCAATGTAAAG GGATTATCAGGAAATACAATGCTGGGAGTCAGTCACGTCGTCACTACAAGTGTTGGAATGTGCGATATTGATATCAGACCC GGTCTCTATGGCAGTGTGATAGTGGCGGGAGGAAACACGCTAATACAGAGCTTCACTGACAGGCTGAATAGAGAGCTCTCTCAGAAAACGCCCCCG AGCATGCGGTTGAAACTGATTGCAAATAACACAACAGTGGAACGGAGATTCAGTTCATGGATTGGTGGCTCCATTCTAGCTTCTCTG gGCACCTTTCAACAGATGTGGATTTCCAAACAAGAATATGAAGAAGGAGGGAAGCAGTGTGTAGAAAGGAAATGCCCTTGA